GCTGACCAACCGCCTGATCCTGCAGCCACTGGTGGAGGCAACGCTCGCCGCCAGGGACGAGCCCGAGCACGGCATGGGTGCGGGCCTGAACAAGGTCGAGGCCGGGTTGCGCCTGCGCTACGAATTCAGCCGCCGCTTCGCCCCGTACATCGGCATCAGCCATGAGCGCATGTTCGGTGACACGGCCGACTACCACCAGGCAGCGGGCGAGCACACCCGTGACACCCGCTGGGTGGCCGGCGTGCGGGTCTGGTTCTGATGGCACTGCAGATCCGCCGTGCAACGCCCGCCGATGCAGAGCTGCTCTCTGCATTGGCCATGGCCACCTACACAGAGACCTTCGGCGATTCGTATCCGCCGCAGGACCTGCATGACTTCCTCGACGCGCACTACTCACCCGCACCACAGCGTCGTGAGCTGGAAGATCCGCTCAGCGCCGCATGGCTGCTGTTCGATGGCGAGCAGGCCATCGGCTACCTCGCGGCCGGGCCGAACAGCCTGGCCCATGCACTGGCGACGGAAGGCGATATCGAACTGAAGCGGCTGTACGTGCACGCCAGCCACCAAGGCGGCGGCCACGGCGCACGGCTGATGGACGAATTGCTGGACTGGCTGGACCAGCCCCGGCGCCGCACCCTGTGGGTGGGCGTGTGGTCGGAGAACTTCGGCGCGCAGCGCTTCTACGCGCGCTACGGCTGTGTGCAGGTTGGCAGCTATGAATTCCCGGTGGGCGAAAGCCGCGACCTGGAATTCATCCTGCGCCGGCCCTGAGCAGGACCGGCGCACCGATCGCGTAGGCGATCAGAAATCGAACAGGTCGGACAGGAAGCTTTCTTTCTTCTTCTTGCGGTAGCCCTGGCCATCGCCGTAGTGCTGCTGGCCAAGGTGGCGGGTGTCGCGGTGCTGCACCTGGGGGTGGACCTGCTGCGGCGGCGGAGTCGGCGCGGCGGCACGCACCGGGGCGGGCGCGGCGGCACCGGCCGAGCGCTCGATGATCTTGTCCAGCTCACCACGGTCCAGCCACACGCCCCGGCACTGCGGGCAGTAATCGATTTCGATGCCCTGGCGCTCGGACATTACCAGCGCTTGGGTCGTACATACGGGGCATTGCATCGATTTGGCTCCATTCGGGGTCAGATCCCGACTGTACCGTGGCCTACCTGACCCGCGCACAACAGAACAACGTTCGGCTGACGGTTTTTGCACGATCCCCTCACCCTCTGCTGCCCATACTGCCGCGCCTTTCCACCCAAACCCTGCAGGGGAACCCGCGTCATGCTGTTGTCCAAGCGCCATGTTGCACCGCGCGTGCTGTTGATCGAAGACACCGAAGACACCCGTGAACTGAGCCGCATGGCGCTGGAAAGCCAGGCCTGCGACGTGGCCGCCGTCAGCTCGGCCGAAGCCGCCTTGGGCCTGCTGCAGGCCGGCGAGCGCTTCGACCTCGTATTCACCGACGTCTGCCTCGGCGGTCTGAGCGGCATTGAAGCTGCCCACCGCATCCGCCAGCACCAGCCCAGCCTGCCGGTACTGGTCACCTCCGGCCTGCAGCCGGACCGGGTCACCCCGCAGCTGGCCCCGGGGATCCACTTCCTGCCCAAGCCGTATTCGATGAGCGAGCTGCTGGATGCGATCCGCGCCTGCTTCGGCGACCAGGATGTGGATCGGGCGGCCTGAGCCCGGAAGCCGACAGGGCGCGCTGGCCGCGCCCTGCTTTCATCAGGATTTCATCAAGCCCTGCGCATCGTTCGGCAAGTGAACCTCCCTTGCCGGAATCCTGATCATGCAGACCCGATTGCTGCTTGGCACGCCCCTGTTGCTGCTGGCCACGCTTACCGACGTGCGCGCGGATGACTTTGTCACCTGCGAAAGCCGCGACAACCGCTACCAGTCCTGCACTTTGCCCTACGCCGGCTATGTCACGCTGGACCGCAAGTTGTCCGGCGCAGATTGCCGCCAGGGGCGCAGCTGGGATTACGACCGCCGCAACGTCTGGGTCGACGACGGCTGCCGCGCCTCGTTCCGGGTGCGCGGGGATGATCGCCACCATGACCGCGACGACGACAACCATGATGCGAAGGTGGCGGCCGGCGTGCTGGTCGGTACGGCAATCCTGGGCGCGCTCGTGCACAACGCCAACAAGCAGGACGAGCGCTACAACGATGACAACTACCAGGGCGCGCGTCATACCTCGTACGTGCCGCAGTGGATGGTGGGCGAGTTCGAGGGCTACAACCCGATGTACAACACCGACATCCGCATGCGCATCGAAGCCGATGGCCGGATGTCGGCACAGGCCAGCGGGCAGAACCTGTCAGGCTGGGTCAATGGCGGCCAGCTCAACGTGGGCAGCAGCGTGTTCGACATCAACCAGAGCCGCGATGGCTTCGTGACCACCGAAGTGGGCGATCGCCAGAACGAAGTGCGCTACCGCCGCGTACGCTGAGCGGTGAGTCGGTGCCGGCCTGTGCCGGCACCCACTTCACTTTACTTGCCTGCCACCTTGCAACTCAGGCGCGTGCCGTAGAACTCCAGCGTGGCCTCCCCTTGGTGTTCCCAGAACTCCACGCCCTCGCGGGTGTAACGGCTGCCACTGGCTGACGGTGCGGCAAACGCGATGGCCTGGTCACGGCCCAACCGAATGACCGCAACCTGCGGGTCAAGCTCGTTGTAGAACACCACCGAGAGCGGCTTGCTGGCGTCATCGCATTGATAGTGCGTCGCGGCCGGTCCCGGCCCAGTGGCCGCGGCCAGGCGGAGCTCGACGATGCGGGTCTGGTACGACTCGAGCAGGCAGCGGTTGGCGTCCACCGCCTGCCAGCAGGCATCGCGGCCCTTGATCCAGCCGCGCTGTTCAGCGGCCACGTCAAGCTCGCCCGGACCGGTCTGCGCCGCCTTGTACAGCCCGGCCAGCTCCCGATCCAATGCGGACAACCGTGCGTCACCGCA
This is a stretch of genomic DNA from Stenotrophomonas rhizophila. It encodes these proteins:
- a CDS encoding MliC family protein; this translates as MNRFVLIGLGALALAACKPTPTDTTAAPTAPATSEAASESPKPAPAPAALPAAGSEGPSFDCAKAGSDAEKNVCGDARLSALDRELAGLYKAAQTGPGELDVAAEQRGWIKGRDACWQAVDANRCLLESYQTRIVELRLAAATGPGPAATHYQCDDASKPLSVVFYNELDPQVAVIRLGRDQAIAFAAPSASGSRYTREGVEFWEHQGEATLEFYGTRLSCKVAGK
- a CDS encoding response regulator, whose amino-acid sequence is MLLSKRHVAPRVLLIEDTEDTRELSRMALESQACDVAAVSSAEAALGLLQAGERFDLVFTDVCLGGLSGIEAAHRIRQHQPSLPVLVTSGLQPDRVTPQLAPGIHFLPKPYSMSELLDAIRACFGDQDVDRAA
- a CDS encoding zf-TFIIB domain-containing protein, which translates into the protein MQCPVCTTQALVMSERQGIEIDYCPQCRGVWLDRGELDKIIERSAGAAAPAPVRAAAPTPPPQQVHPQVQHRDTRHLGQQHYGDGQGYRKKKKESFLSDLFDF
- a CDS encoding GNAT family N-acetyltransferase encodes the protein MALQIRRATPADAELLSALAMATYTETFGDSYPPQDLHDFLDAHYSPAPQRRELEDPLSAAWLLFDGEQAIGYLAAGPNSLAHALATEGDIELKRLYVHASHQGGGHGARLMDELLDWLDQPRRRTLWVGVWSENFGAQRFYARYGCVQVGSYEFPVGESRDLEFILRRP
- a CDS encoding DUF3011 domain-containing protein; the protein is MQTRLLLGTPLLLLATLTDVRADDFVTCESRDNRYQSCTLPYAGYVTLDRKLSGADCRQGRSWDYDRRNVWVDDGCRASFRVRGDDRHHDRDDDNHDAKVAAGVLVGTAILGALVHNANKQDERYNDDNYQGARHTSYVPQWMVGEFEGYNPMYNTDIRMRIEADGRMSAQASGQNLSGWVNGGQLNVGSSVFDINQSRDGFVTTEVGDRQNEVRYRRVR